A stretch of the Thalassotalea euphylliae genome encodes the following:
- a CDS encoding RNA polymerase sigma factor, whose product MSHQQTFMQWMDSHEKMLKHIIMGFEAKPAIQEELFQEIALNIWQALPKFKGQASVKTFVAKIAHNILATHVAKAVRTVKADSELDDQPLTDASSTPYQSLDKAQRQQRLRQAIRQLNFEQQQIVTLALEGMSYQEMADILSISVNLVGVRLQRAKTALMKLLEA is encoded by the coding sequence TTGAGCCACCAGCAAACCTTCATGCAATGGATGGATTCGCATGAAAAAATGCTTAAACATATCATTATGGGCTTTGAGGCTAAGCCAGCAATTCAAGAAGAGCTCTTTCAGGAAATCGCGCTTAACATTTGGCAAGCCTTACCTAAATTTAAAGGCCAAGCATCGGTAAAAACCTTTGTCGCTAAAATTGCTCACAATATTTTAGCCACTCATGTAGCCAAAGCCGTTCGAACAGTAAAAGCCGATAGTGAACTTGATGACCAACCACTGACTGATGCTAGTTCAACTCCTTATCAATCTCTTGATAAAGCGCAAAGGCAGCAACGTCTTAGACAAGCCATTCGGCAGCTTAACTTTGAACAACAGCAAATTGTGACACTGGCGCTTGAAGGCATGAGCTATCAAGAAATGGCGGATATTTTGTCGATTAGCGTCAACTTAGTAGGCGTTCGTTTACAGCGCGCCAAAACGGCCTTGATGAAGTTGTTGGAGGCATAA
- a CDS encoding ABC transporter permease, which yields MSAGFSQLKALIIKEFKEAFRDKRAMMVAFSMSLLAPVMIMVMSKTMIKEMVDKPPVYAEFVGAEYAPKLVKDLADENILPLAEAEESDLRIWQERGITITIPETYGQDMIEGKIINVVLNADYSDKPSLAPIRRIKDVVRDHARAIGYKRLIMRGVDVRILQPLNLVEQDRAQPSSNAMMISIMLGLYLLMGAFMSGLSIAIDSSAGERERNVLEMLLCQPVSTTKIVLAKLSCSASISILSIILMLVVTSISIGFVDLSKIGATFSIDLYMFVALLGLLIPICILAAALQLFFSFQAKSFKEAQSTVTMLIMLPAFVPFILMFIDDRPMWLDWLPVAGQSIIMEDLFKGLVINWSAFAFTSVTTVALSAVLVMTLAQKLKSEKVVMALS from the coding sequence ATGAGTGCAGGATTTAGCCAATTGAAGGCGCTTATCATCAAAGAGTTCAAAGAAGCGTTTCGTGACAAGCGCGCGATGATGGTGGCGTTTAGTATGTCGTTGTTAGCGCCAGTGATGATTATGGTGATGTCAAAAACCATGATCAAAGAAATGGTTGATAAACCACCTGTGTATGCAGAGTTTGTCGGTGCTGAATATGCCCCTAAACTTGTTAAAGATTTAGCGGATGAAAATATTTTACCGTTAGCTGAAGCCGAAGAAAGTGATCTGCGAATTTGGCAAGAGCGCGGTATTACCATCACCATTCCTGAAACTTATGGTCAGGACATGATTGAGGGTAAGATCATTAACGTCGTGCTTAATGCCGACTACAGTGACAAGCCAAGCTTAGCGCCGATTCGTCGTATTAAAGATGTGGTACGCGATCACGCCCGAGCGATTGGCTACAAACGTTTGATTATGCGCGGTGTTGATGTTCGTATTCTACAGCCACTTAATTTAGTGGAACAAGATCGCGCCCAGCCAAGCAGCAATGCCATGATGATTAGCATTATGTTGGGCTTGTACCTATTAATGGGCGCCTTTATGTCAGGCCTGTCGATTGCGATTGATTCAAGTGCGGGTGAGCGTGAGCGTAACGTTTTAGAAATGTTGCTATGTCAGCCGGTAAGTACCACCAAAATCGTACTGGCCAAGTTGTCTTGCTCTGCATCTATTTCGATTCTATCGATTATCTTAATGCTGGTCGTTACTTCAATCTCAATCGGCTTTGTGGACCTGTCAAAAATTGGCGCAACCTTTAGCATTGACCTTTACATGTTTGTTGCCTTGCTTGGCCTGTTAATTCCAATTTGTATTTTGGCGGCAGCGTTACAGCTATTCTTCTCGTTTCAAGCGAAAAGTTTTAAAGAGGCGCAATCAACCGTCACTATGCTGATTATGCTGCCAGCCTTTGTACCTTTTATTTTGATGTTTATTGACGATAGACCAATGTGGCTTGATTGGCTGCCAGTTGCCGGTCAATCCATCATCATGGAAGACTTGTTTAAAGGTTTGGTAATTAACTGGTCGGCATTTGCCTTTACCAGTGTCACCACAGTTGCATTATCTGCAGTGTTGGTAATGACATTGGCACAAAAGCTGAAATCAGAAAAAGTGGTCATGGCGCTTAGCTAA
- a CDS encoding ATP-binding cassette domain-containing protein — protein MIKVENLHKTFGKTVKALDGLSFTANDGEITGILGPNGAGKTTCLRTLYGLLKADEGIATIDGISALEQPILARAQLGIFPDKFGLYERLTAYEQIDYFASIHGLSGGKKKASIEQILKDLEMEELAHRKTQGFSQGQRMKVTLAQALVHQPKNFVLDEPTRGLDVMSTRILRDYLRRFKEQGHCILFSSHVMQEVAALCDRVVIVANGRLAAEGTPEELCQLAGESQLEEAFVKLIGSDEGVAA, from the coding sequence ATGATAAAAGTTGAAAATTTACATAAAACCTTTGGTAAAACCGTCAAGGCATTAGACGGTTTATCTTTTACTGCCAACGATGGCGAGATCACTGGCATTTTGGGGCCAAATGGCGCTGGTAAAACAACCTGCTTACGAACCCTTTACGGCTTGCTAAAAGCGGATGAGGGTATTGCCACTATTGATGGTATCAGTGCTTTAGAACAACCGATCTTAGCGCGCGCCCAGTTGGGGATATTTCCAGATAAATTTGGTTTGTATGAGCGCTTAACGGCTTATGAGCAAATTGACTATTTCGCCAGTATTCACGGTTTATCTGGCGGTAAAAAGAAAGCGTCAATCGAGCAAATCCTTAAAGATCTAGAAATGGAAGAGTTAGCACATCGTAAAACACAAGGTTTCTCGCAAGGTCAACGCATGAAAGTGACCTTGGCACAAGCGTTAGTGCATCAGCCAAAGAACTTTGTCTTGGATGAGCCAACTCGCGGCTTGGATGTGATGAGTACACGAATTCTTCGAGATTATTTACGTCGCTTTAAAGAGCAAGGACACTGCATTTTGTTCTCTTCGCATGTCATGCAAGAAGTTGCTGCGCTATGTGATCGCGTGGTTATTGTCGCTAATGGTCGATTGGCGGCAGAAGGCACACCAGAGGAGCTTTGTCAGTTAGCCGGAGAAAGCCAACTGGAAGAAGCTTTTGTGAAATTAATTGGTTCAGACGAAGGAGTGGCAGCCTAA